The following are encoded in a window of Impatiens glandulifera chromosome 5, dImpGla2.1, whole genome shotgun sequence genomic DNA:
- the LOC124940715 gene encoding pentatricopeptide repeat-containing protein At1g20230: MSSQALLRFDSVYRPAILTFLSSSSSLIQARTAHAHILKTGLSSETHLITKLVSCYSNHRSFSDAESILDSTPQSCSLFSFSSLIYACSKLNHLSQVLQLFSRMLNRGILPDAHVLPTAVKACVGLSNIKAGEMIHGIAFHVGSAYNDFVQSSLLHMYISFGNLQNARKVLDEMPEPDSLSLSALIAGYAREGFVNDAKEMFDEMSEINTVTWNGMISGFNQSGHCFESVLMFHKMHSLGYMADGTSISSVLSSLGDLLDLNMGIQIHAFSFKIGLVSSVCVVSALIDMYGKSGQTSEISRVFDELDKPDVGSCNALIAGLSRNGLADEALTIFRRLNRERMDLNVVSWTTMISCCTQHGKDMEALDLFREMQQLAMLKPNSITIPCLLPACGNIAALMHGKSAHGFTLRKGIPIDVYIGSSLIDMYAKCGKIESSLSIFNKMPTRNIVCWNAMINGYAMHGKAKEAMEIFEKMQNPDFITFTCILSACSQNGLTEEGKKYFDSMLEHGVEPRMEHYACMVNLLGRVGKLDQAFDLIKKMPFTPDSCVWGALLSSCRVHKNVSLGEIAAKRLFELEPTNPGNYVLLSNIYASKGKFDEVDRIRDMMRSIGIRKKPGCSWIEIQRKVYMLLAGDKSYSEMDSVKKKMEEIGAEMKRSGYSPIVEFVLQDVEEQEKEDALCGHSEKLAVVIGLLKTEKGCSLRVIKNLRICGDCHQVIKFVSKFENREIFVRDTNRFHHFKDGVCSCGDYW, encoded by the coding sequence ATGTCTAGTCAAGCTTTGCTTCGCTTTGACAGTGTTTATCGTCCCGCCATTCTCACCTTCCTcagttcttcatcttctctaaTACAAGCCCGAACAGCTCACGCCCACATTCTCAAAACCGGTCTATCTTCCGAAACCCATCTCATAACCAAGCTCGTATCTTGCTACTCCAACCACCGCTCTTTCTCCGATGCAGAATCCATTCTCGACTCAACCCCTCAATCCTGTTCACTCTTCTCTTTCTCCTCCCTCATTTACGCTTGTTCCAAACTCAATCACTTATCACAAGTCCTCCAACTATTCTCCCGAATGCTAAATCGAGGAATTCTACCCGATGCTCATGTTCTCCCCACCGCCGTTAAAGCTTGCGTTGGATTATCAAACATCAAAGCAGGGGAAATGATTCATGGGATTGCATTTCATGTTGGGTCTGCGTATAATGATTTCGTGCAATCATCTCTTTTACATATGTATATAAGTTTTGGAAACTTACAGAATGCCCGCAAGGTGCTCGACGAAATGCCTGAGCCAGATTCGTTATCGTTGAGTGCCTTGATTGCGGGTTATGCTAGGGAAGGATTTGTAAATGATGCGAAAGAGATGTTTGATGAAATGAGTGAAATTAATACAGTTACATGGAATGGAATGATCTCAGGTTTTAACCAGAGTGGTCATTGCTTTGAATCTGTTTTAATGTTTCATAAGATGCATAGTTTGGGTTATATGGCTGATGGAACTAGCATATCAAGTGTTCTTTCTTCACTTGGAGATTTGTTAGATCTTAATATGGGTATTCAAATCCACGCTTTTTCGTTCAAGATCGGTTTGGTATCGAGTGTTTGTGTCGTGAGTGCTCTGATCGACATGTATGGAAAATCTGGTCAAACAAGCGAGATATCGAGGGTATTCGATGAATTGGATAAACCAGACGTAGGTTCTTGCAATGCCCTTATTGCAGGGCTATCGAGAAACGGTCTTGCAGACGAGGCATTAACGATATTTAGACGATTAAATAGAGAAAGGATGGATTTAAACGTTGTTTCATGGACAACTATGATTTCTTGCTGCACGCAGCATGGAAAAGACATGGAAGCTTTGGATCTCTTCAGAGAAATGCAGCAGCTTGCCATGTTGAAACCTAATTCGATAACGATACCTTGTTTGTTACCCGCTTGTGGTAATATTGCAGCGTTAATGCATGGAAAATCAGCTCACGGATTCACTCTTAGAAAGGGTATACCAATCGACGTTTACATAGGCAGCTCGTTGATCGATATGTACGCGAAATGCGGAAAAATTGAATCCTCACTCTCGATTTTCAACAAAATGCCTACTCGAAACATCGTATGTTGGAACGCAATGATAAACGGCTACGCAATGCACGGAAAAGCTAAAGAAGCGATGGAAATCTTCGAAAAAATGCAAAATCCCGATTTCATCACCTTCACTTGTATTCTATCGGCTTGTAGCCAAAACGGGCTGACAGAAGAAGGGAAGAAGTATTTCGATAGCATGTTAGAGCACGGGGTTGAACCGAGAATGGAGCATTACGCTTGCATGGTGAATCTTCTCGGTCGAGTTGGAAAGCTCGACCAAGCCTTCGATTTGATAAAGAAAATGCCATTTACCCCCGATTCTTGCGTATGGGGAGCGTTACTCAGCTCGTGTAGAGTTCACAAGAACGTTAGTTTGGGTGAGATTGCTGCCAAGCGATTATTTGAATTGGAGCCGACTAACCCGGGTAATTATGTTCTCTTATCGAACATATACGCATCGAAAGGGAAGTTCGATGAAGTTGATAGAATTCGAGATATGATGAGAAGTATTGGGATTAGAAAAAAACCGGGATGTAGTTGGATTGAGATACAGAGGAAGGTGTATATGTTATTGGCGGGTGATAAATCGTATTCGGAGATGGATTcggtgaagaagaagatggaagaAATCGGGGCGGAGATGAAGAGGTCGGGTTATTCGCCTATAGTTGAATTTGTGCTTCAAGATGTTGAAGAACAAGAGAAGGAGGATGCATTGTGTGGGCATAGTGAGAAATTGGCTGTGGTTATTGGTTTGTTGAAGACTGAAAAGGGATGTTCACTTCGAGTGATAAAGAACCTAAGAATTTGTGGGGATTGTCATCAAGTTATCAAATTTGTGTCTAAATTTGAAAATAGGGAAATCTTTGTTAGAGATACTAATCGTTTTCATCACTTTAAAGATGGTGTTTGTTCATGTGGTGATTATTGGTAA